TACAACCAGCACACACTCTCTCGGGCATCTGCATACATTTACAACCATTAATGGTTCAAGTATGTTCTGAGTAAATGTATAACTATTGCACATACTGAGTGTGTGCACACATTATATGCACTATGTACATATGCAATGACTGCATGTTCTTTCATGAAGGGCTTCTCTACACAATTATTCAGTTCACAGCAAGCTGGGAGGTGAAGCTAGCCCATATTAGACTGCCACAGACTAACTATCTGTGTGGACCGTGCTGACTCGCATTAAAAGTAGGTTAATGTACTTTGATTTACTCCTTTTTCAAAGAGGACTAAATCAAAGTGCATTAATGAACTGTGGTCATTTTATACTCcatggctcagtggttagagcactcatccaAAATACAGGGACATGAGTTCAAATTCGTACTTTGTCTGATATGGAATGGGGACTCGAATACAGGTTTCCCAcctcccagctgagtgctctaaaCACTAGGCTATGTCactcaaatatttaaatattcactggAGCTGGGATTGGAACCCAGGACTCCCAGGTGAGTGTGCTAACCATTAAGCAATAGAGTCAGTCAGTCTTACGCGATCTCTGGTCTCATTAATATTttagtggaacaacttcaacagggtAGATTCAGAAGGACTCACTGTAGTCATGAGGGCACTTACCTGGGAGTTGGGAAAcatgttcaagtccctgctccacatccAGGCCTCCCCCATTTTGGGTGagcgctctaaccactgggctatactGTATAAGAGGGGATGCCACcaccctcaccctcctccaactgtgttggggggggggggaggagcgagagaggatctaagtccctttgtgcatCTAGCTCccagttttgaaaaaaatcttaccCTCAGCACATCTTTAACAAGTATACATCCTAGGAGTATGTGTATTTTAGGTACATCAGCACTAAACTACAAAAACTTATCTGGTGTTCTAGAGACCTCTACAACAAAGTGTGCACTCAGATTCTGcaatgatgagcatggtataagaacctatgtagaaaagaacaaaataaaattgcagagagtgagtgtgtgtgtgtgttcgtgttcGTTCTAGGTACATATTTCCCACTGTATGTTTCCCATAGCAGAATATAGTGTTTTAGAAACGTCTATCCACCATTTCTCATTTTGTTGTAAAAGatttttcataatttatttttGCATCACCAAGTTTACCATCCTCACATGGCTTCTCACATTTCTTTACCACCCTACTGAGCTTCTCCAGTTTGATCAGGGTACACTCTAGCCAACTTCCACAATCTTCCTGGCATCTTATGGCTACCCTATAAACTCAGCAACCCCATGCCTTCCAGGATTATATTTCAGAGTCCTCAATTGGgccattcaaaaatattttgatgggAGCCAGTGGCAAGTCCTCTTTGGGGAGGATGAAGTTTTGAACTGGGTACCGCTTTACTCCTAGACTAGAGTGTGCTCTATAGGGTTTCTCCTCTGTGACCTGAGTCTTGGCCATCCCTGTGTCAGAGTCCCATGCCTGGCCATGACGGAGCTTCTTGAAGGTGTTCCGGAAACCTTCAGTGCTAAAGTAGTAAATTAGGGGGTCCAGAGAGCAGTTCATGCTGGCTAACAGCACTGTGACAATAAGCACCTGGCGCACGGAGTCCCGAACTGGTGGCTCAGCCTGAATCACGTGGGCCTTTATCATCCCATACACTGCCAGAGTTGTGTTGTAGGGCACAAAGCAGATGATGAAGATTACCAGATTGACCACAAGCAGGCGGATAGTCTTCTGCTGGTGCAGGCTCTGTGTCCCACTGGCCTGGCATAGCTTCTGGAAGATTCTAATTGAGCAGTACATCACAGAGGTCAGTGGCAAGAGGAAGCCCAGGATTTCAGCCAGAATGACCAGTGGGAAGATGCGCTTCTGCCACAGGCCATCACTGAAGCTTTCAAAACACAGAGCGATGGTCTGGTTCCCTTTGATGCAGGAACTTGACCTGTGGACACCAGCAGCTGGAACAGAGCCCACCAGGATAAGCACCCACACCACCAGGCAGAGCAGCCGGGCCAACTTGGGCCGCCGAAGGTGGCGCCAGCGGAGTGGGTGGACAATGGCAATGTAGCGGTCCAGGTTGATGCACATGAGGAAGAGGCAGCTGCCATACATGTTGATCTGGAAGAGGGAACCTGACACCTGGCAAAGGAAATTGCCAAATGGCCAGTGCTGGCTGGAGTAGTAAGAGAGCCGTAGTGGCAGCGAGAGTGTGAAGAGCAGGTCGCTTACTGCTAGGTTGAACATATAGATGCTCACCACAGACTTGAGGTGCAGGTAGCGCAGGAAGACCCAGAGTGCCACAGCATTGAGCATCAAACCTGCCACAAAGATCAGGCTGTACCCAACCAGGTGCAGCCGGTGGTTGGAGCTGTAATCTTTGCATTGGTCCAGACTTTGAGAGATGCTGGCATTTGACATGCCCGGCAGAACCTGTACAGGGTCTCAGTGATGTAGTTCAGGCCACTGATAGACAAATGGAGCACATTAAGGGGCGTGGAGGAAGATCATTACCCTCAGGGGAGCAGGGGTCAGGtcatccccccccaccctttgGAAGTGgatgggtgtctctctctctgcagattCCGTCACCAGCTCTTCAATGCGTCTCCTGGAATCGGTGGTTTGGAGGTCAATCACTGGTTACATTTCACAGATTCTTTCCAGCAGTTGTGGTGATGTGGATGCAATGCCGGGTTCTTGCCAGATGTGGAACGACAACAGTTCCTGATCAGAGTGAAAAATCAAGAAGGATGAGTCTAATTTATAAGGGAGAAAAAGCTCCAGGGTGTTGGCTTCTGCCCTTAgtacacacagaaaaataaaatagactGAGAAATAAGTATTCCAGAAGACAGaagagaggagaaagagggaTGGAGGAAGTAAGAGAAGGAGCAGAAAGATAATAGAAGGAGATGGGGCAGGGTGGtcgggggaggcagggagggcaaAGTCTAAGGTAAGGTTGAATGATAAACAATTTCTGAGTGAATGTCTGTGAAAACAAGCCTGAGCTTCAGAGAATGATAAAAGTTTGTCCAGATTAGAATTTGTGCTCCTGTTTTAACTTTAATCAACACAACTGTAAATGCTATTCTAGGTGCTCCATCAACATTTGTTCCAGACACAAATTTATCAGTTTACCCTAGTCTAGACAAACCCACAAGGTAAAAACTGATGCACATATCCTCCCCGCATGCAGACATGAAGAGACTATATTTCTTCGAGATGAGCCTGTACACAGTTATGCAGGAGACCTGGCAGACACACCATCTCACTGGAGCTGTTGGGTGTGCTAGCCACCTGCCATTCAGACTAAATGAGGGAACAATTTAATATCCCCTTTGTCTGGTGATAGCTGGAACAATGAAAACCACTGACCAAGGACTAGACTGCCTGAAAGCCTGTGCAGGCCAAGGGGGTCCCCAGAGGTCTGGAACACAGATTATTTTGGGGGATTATTTTGattgcagcagagagagagagagagagaaggaggagaaaaaccACAAGAGAAGCACACAAAGGTGTCAAGGAAGCCTCAGAGACAGTCAGAGAAGTACTTGTAGCGTGCACATGAGAAAAAAGCTatgagagagagcttttgggtaGAGCACCGGCtaaaaagaggcttggaattgtgagcaaaGAGACTGTCTCCTactgtttgattcctactgtggTCAGggaaaacaggactttgtacgtTCTCGGTAAATTAACAGGATTTTATCAAAAAAGTACCTGACTATCTTcaaatttctcctcctaacaggaTGGCCCACAAGATCTTGAATAACGGCTAACCACTCAGGTCAAAATGAGACAACTCAGTTGTGCATGTGCAGCAGACCAATGGCACCTTCTGCAAGCAATCCCTATTGTGGCATCTGTGCTCTTTCCCCTTGGGGTTCCAACATTCAGGAAATGAGAATATAAGAGGGACAGGGGACCCAAACATCTCAGTTCTTTCCCACCTGAACCTCAGATCCTGGTGGAGCAACAGGGCTCTCAGGAAGAGGGGAAGCGGTCAGCTAATGTGAATGTGCAAAGGCTCCTATCAAGGAAATTCATTTATTGGTAAATAAACACAGGTTCTCCACCTTACAATAATGGGAATTCTTCAAGATGCTTTGTCCACACAGATCCCACTGAAGGGCTGCATTTTCATGAGCTCAGAATAtttttggccagcagcagctgctgagtttGCATATGTTCCCACTCCCAAAGGTGGAAAGTGTGCAGCAGCCCCTGCTACCACTCAGTTCCTACAGAACATCTCACTAAAGGACTCCATATcagtgggaaaggagggcaggtcATGGGATCCATGTGGACAACAGCATCCAATTATTGTGAGGTAAATAGCCTCTCTTTCTTCTTCAACATTTGTCTATACAGATCCCACCATAGGTAGTGGGGAATCACAAGTCTCAAACATGGGTCCCCAGCCAGTCCTCAGTCTGCAGCTATCACCAGGCAGCTCAAGGGTACTGGCAAGGAGTGTCGCCTGGTGGACTCTAGTTCACCTTAGGCATTGCCCACATAGCTCCCAATTGGAGGGGATGTCCGGgcctctctgattggctcagcCTCAcaatttaagccagaaggaggcacagaaatttgtctgagcaactaTGTACatccctggctggctgctacaTTGGACACTGTCTTCTCATCTGACTCCCAAGCCCTGCCTTGTTCCCGATTCCTGCCTTTCTGTCCTGTTCCTGGTACCTGCACTCCTGCCTTGTTCCAGATCCCTGCTTCTGAGCCCCAATTGCTGTCTACTGACCACAGCTCTGACCAGTGGCttgattcctggctctgattccggctccaacccttggctcgaTGCTGGACTCTGACTACAGCTCTGACACTTGGCTTGACTCCCAAATCTGTCTCCGTCACTGACCTCCAGTTCCTGGCTTCTGACTCCTGCTTTGGCCACGAGGCATGACCACCATTGCTCAAACCATGAGGCCTGATTGCCTATGTTCTAGTCTACAACAGTTTGCTCAGCCCACCAACCCCTCCGAGTTGGGCCCAGCCAGATATGGACCCAGCAGagcgcccccttccccaaggagtGCTGGTGCTCTATGAATAGGTGTCCCGCCTCCAGATAGACAACCAAGCTATGCAGGTGCAGATGGCACAGCTGGTCACTGAGAATCAGGCACTGCAGGGGCAAGTCCATCAACTCTGTGCAGAGAACATTGCACCCTGGGCCCGCTATGGGCCACATCCTGACCTGAGTCAGGACCTGTTTTCCCCCTCCCAGAGTACTTCAGTGGGGATTGTTCCCAATTTTGAGGCTTCATGAACTAGTGCTGCCTATCGGTCTTGCTTTGCCCACAAATGTACTCATCCAGCAGGCACTATCAACCATCTTTGGGGACCCACATTGTGCTCTCTATCTGCAGAGCAGAAGCTCTGACAGGGGGTTAGGCACAGCCGCCTCCTGTGCGGCACACTTCTGCCATCTCACATTGGACATGGGGTGGAATGAGGTGTGGTTGCTTTTCCAGAGGGGCCTGCTGGACAGGTTAAAGGAGGCTAAAGTTGGGACCCTGACAGATCCGGTGCCTTTATCAATCTTGACAGTTGGCTGCATGAACAGCGGGAAGAAAGATAGGTGGCATCAGAGCCATGCCCATTGCTATTGGGTCCTACTCTGCAAGTTGAGCCCATGCCAGTTGATCTGGCCTACCGACTACTCACCACCAAGTAAAGAGAGTGCCAGCAACATTTTAACCTGTGTGTCTTCTGCAGTGAACTGGGTCATGCAACACTGATTGCTCCTTGAGGATCCCAGATCAGAGAGAACTAGGAAAATGAGCCAGCCCAGGCTTGGTAAAGGGTGCTGGCCCGAGCATCTTGACAAAATGTGCTTGAGTGTCAAGCCTTTGCCATAGCTAGCATTCAGCATGCATTCCACCAACCAACACCATGTTTGCAAGTACCAGATGAGCTGTGTGTTCTAGAGTGCTCCCTTCCAATCTCTCTGCAGCAGGCTCTCATTAACTTGGGTCCAGTGGATGACTATTGATCTGGATGCAGTCCAGACCCTACAGATTTTCTTAAGGCTCAAGCCTGTTCCAGACCTAGTAGAGGTCACTGTGCAAGTGCACCAAGAGATGCTGCAGTTCAGTTCCATTCACCCCCCGCACATTTTCCCCGATCCTGGGAATTTCTTGGCTGACCCTCCATAATCTTCTAGTTCATGCTAGTGAATGAAAGGCCAGCTTCTCTTCAGAACACTGCTGGCAGCACTGCTTGACTCCAAGAAGTAGAGCACGCATAGTAGAGCCCTGATGGCCACAAGCGGAAGTAGCTGGTGTCTGACAGACTCACCTACTGATCTTTCTAGTACAGTGACTTTGccactgtatttatttaaaaaaaaaaagacacataaAGACATCCTACTTCTGCATAGGGATGAAGACTGCCCAGGTGAACTGCAGCCAGGAGCAAAAAATCTGTTCACTCTGTTGGTTACATTTATGCCATATCTGAACCTGAATTGGCTGCCCTGTGAACCTGCCTGCAGGAGAACTGCGCCAAGGGCTTTATTCGCAAGTCTACCTCACCTACTGGGCACCAATCCTCTTTGTTAAAAAGAAAGATAGTAGCCTCCAACTTTGCATGGACTACCAAGCATTGAATCAGGTCACTGTTAGGAACTGGTACCCCGTCTCTAATTCCCAAATTATTGGACCACGTGGGGGATGCCTGACTATACACAAAATTGGACCTTTGC
The nucleotide sequence above comes from Caretta caretta isolate rCarCar2 chromosome 1, rCarCar1.hap1, whole genome shotgun sequence. Encoded proteins:
- the LPAR5 gene encoding lysophosphatidic acid receptor 5 — its product is MSNASISQSLDQCKDYSSNHRLHLVGYSLIFVAGLMLNAVALWVFLRYLHLKSVVSIYMFNLAVSDLLFTLSLPLRLSYYSSQHWPFGNFLCQVSGSLFQINMYGSCLFLMCINLDRYIAIVHPLRWRHLRRPKLARLLCLVVWVLILVGSVPAAGVHRSSSCIKGNQTIALCFESFSDGLWQKRIFPLVILAEILGFLLPLTSVMYCSIRIFQKLCQASGTQSLHQQKTIRLLVVNLVIFIICFVPYNTTLAVYGMIKAHVIQAEPPVRDSVRQVLIVTVLLASMNCSLDPLIYYFSTEGFRNTFKKLRHGQAWDSDTGMAKTQVTEEKPYRAHSSLGVKRYPVQNFILPKEDLPLAPIKIFLNGPIEDSEI